In Topomyia yanbarensis strain Yona2022 chromosome 2, ASM3024719v1, whole genome shotgun sequence, one DNA window encodes the following:
- the LOC131686106 gene encoding homeotic protein proboscipedia isoform X1 yields MIAGLGPVFLLCCYLCCFLASFSLIPRQQPPESSVCAGAFPVKVKVWFQNRRMKHKRQTLSKTDDEDSSKDDLKDSNSKKSCQGCELPSDDIPDSTSNSRGLNNSTPNNSVTPNSTIEISTPNCNTVNADSSVASCGSIDDDEDMPITISKKHINSTATKKESSISTKNVTHHMSQETRKDSNINIPQIPTTTNVITSSETISNPGMQSQYNQIVCTPMVKSKMQHQTVFDNVPTLNVSGCYGGLNKQEYFNKVDVSYHQYTKTLSAHQYMSHSSIGHKQDFPSTINVKKFCTRYHSEGTRIQQHHEGYPQNIHQNLHFYSNDSTTAQTSFSNVQCYHSNYDAQNEFNSNYCDPKSQAYYYDGTSYHPPNATESTNMQPSMEYQPNNNFVNTGSSENVHFHQPYYDAHQIHNPYHLGPNSNTTGNIEHHQLGHDSVYATHSSNFPISYGPNNTNIVSGNVSSNVTQLENSNSSSDFNFLSNLANDYAPEYYQLS; encoded by the exons ATGATCGCTGGTTTAGGTCCAGTGTTTCTACTGTGTTGTTATTTATGTTGTTTTCTTGCGAGTTTTTCATTGATCCCACGCCAACAGCCGCCGGAGTCGTCAGTGTGTGCCGGTGCTTTCCCGGTCAAG GTTAAAGTATGGTTTCAAAATAGACGAATGAAACATAAGCGACAAACGTTATCAAAAACAGATGATGAAGATTCGAGCAAAGATGATTTGAAAG ATTCCAACTCTAAGAAATCATGCCAAGGCTGTGAATTACCGTCTGACGATATACCGGACTCAACATCGAACTCAAGAGGTTTGAATAATAGTACACCCAATAATT CCGTCACTCCGAACTCAACAATTGAAATAAGTACTCCTAATTGCAATACTGTTAATGCAGATTCAAGTGTCGCCTCTTGTGGAAGCATTGATGATGACGAAGATATGCCCATCACCATTAGTAAAAAACATATTAAT TCGACAGCCACGAAGAAAGAGAGCTCCATTTCTACGAAGAATGTGACTCACCACATGTCCCAGGAAACCCGAAAAGATTCCAACATTAACATACCTCAAATACCAACTACCACTAATGTGATTACATCTTCTGAAACAATATCAAATCCCGGCATGCAAAGTCAGTATAATCAGATAGTATGTACTCCGATGGTGAAAAGCAAGATGCAACATCAAACGGTTTTCGACAACGTACCCACGCTGAATGTCAGCGGATGTTATGGTGGATTAAATAAGCAAGAATATTTCAACAAGGTTGATGTTAGCTATCATCAATATACTAAGACACTATCAGCTCACCAGTACATGAGCCACTCTTCAATCGGTCACAAACAAGATTTTCCATCTACTATCAATGTGAAAAAGTTTTGCACCCGATATCATTCAGAAGGTACAAGAATACAGCAACATCATGAAGGATACCCTCAAAACATCCACCAAAACCTACATTTCTATAGCAATGACAGTACAACTGCCCAGACTTCTTTTAGTAATGTGCAATGCTATCACAGCAATTACGATGCGCAGAACGAATTCAATAGCAACTATTGCGATCCAAAATCTCAAGCTTATTATTACGACGGAACATCTTATCACCCTCCAAATGCAACTGAGTCAACAAATATGCAACCCTCTATGGAATATCAACCAAATAACAATTTCGTCAATACTGGGAGTTCCGAAAACGTACATTTTCATCAACCATATTATGATGCACATCAAATACACAATCCTTATCACCTGGGACCCAATAGCAATACTACTGGAAACATAGAGCATCACCAGCTAGGGCACGATTCTGTATACGCTACACACAGTAGTAACTTCCCGATTAGTTATGGACCAAATAATACAAATATAGTTAGTGGTAATGTTAGTTCTAACGTAACACAGTTGGAAAATTCAAACTCATCTTCCGACTTTAACTTTCTAAGTAATCTAGCAAATGATTATGCTCCTGAATACTATCAGTTAAGTTAA
- the LOC131686106 gene encoding homeotic protein proboscipedia isoform X2: protein MKHKRQTLSKTDDEDSSKDDLKDSNSKKSCQGCELPSDDIPDSTSNSRGLNNSTPNNSVTPNSTIEISTPNCNTVNADSSVASCGSIDDDEDMPITISKKHINSTATKKESSISTKNVTHHMSQETRKDSNINIPQIPTTTNVITSSETISNPGMQSQYNQIVCTPMVKSKMQHQTVFDNVPTLNVSGCYGGLNKQEYFNKVDVSYHQYTKTLSAHQYMSHSSIGHKQDFPSTINVKKFCTRYHSEGTRIQQHHEGYPQNIHQNLHFYSNDSTTAQTSFSNVQCYHSNYDAQNEFNSNYCDPKSQAYYYDGTSYHPPNATESTNMQPSMEYQPNNNFVNTGSSENVHFHQPYYDAHQIHNPYHLGPNSNTTGNIEHHQLGHDSVYATHSSNFPISYGPNNTNIVSGNVSSNVTQLENSNSSSDFNFLSNLANDYAPEYYQLS from the exons ATGAAACATAAGCGACAAACGTTATCAAAAACAGATGATGAAGATTCGAGCAAAGATGATTTGAAAG ATTCCAACTCTAAGAAATCATGCCAAGGCTGTGAATTACCGTCTGACGATATACCGGACTCAACATCGAACTCAAGAGGTTTGAATAATAGTACACCCAATAATT CCGTCACTCCGAACTCAACAATTGAAATAAGTACTCCTAATTGCAATACTGTTAATGCAGATTCAAGTGTCGCCTCTTGTGGAAGCATTGATGATGACGAAGATATGCCCATCACCATTAGTAAAAAACATATTAAT TCGACAGCCACGAAGAAAGAGAGCTCCATTTCTACGAAGAATGTGACTCACCACATGTCCCAGGAAACCCGAAAAGATTCCAACATTAACATACCTCAAATACCAACTACCACTAATGTGATTACATCTTCTGAAACAATATCAAATCCCGGCATGCAAAGTCAGTATAATCAGATAGTATGTACTCCGATGGTGAAAAGCAAGATGCAACATCAAACGGTTTTCGACAACGTACCCACGCTGAATGTCAGCGGATGTTATGGTGGATTAAATAAGCAAGAATATTTCAACAAGGTTGATGTTAGCTATCATCAATATACTAAGACACTATCAGCTCACCAGTACATGAGCCACTCTTCAATCGGTCACAAACAAGATTTTCCATCTACTATCAATGTGAAAAAGTTTTGCACCCGATATCATTCAGAAGGTACAAGAATACAGCAACATCATGAAGGATACCCTCAAAACATCCACCAAAACCTACATTTCTATAGCAATGACAGTACAACTGCCCAGACTTCTTTTAGTAATGTGCAATGCTATCACAGCAATTACGATGCGCAGAACGAATTCAATAGCAACTATTGCGATCCAAAATCTCAAGCTTATTATTACGACGGAACATCTTATCACCCTCCAAATGCAACTGAGTCAACAAATATGCAACCCTCTATGGAATATCAACCAAATAACAATTTCGTCAATACTGGGAGTTCCGAAAACGTACATTTTCATCAACCATATTATGATGCACATCAAATACACAATCCTTATCACCTGGGACCCAATAGCAATACTACTGGAAACATAGAGCATCACCAGCTAGGGCACGATTCTGTATACGCTACACACAGTAGTAACTTCCCGATTAGTTATGGACCAAATAATACAAATATAGTTAGTGGTAATGTTAGTTCTAACGTAACACAGTTGGAAAATTCAAACTCATCTTCCGACTTTAACTTTCTAAGTAATCTAGCAAATGATTATGCTCCTGAATACTATCAGTTAAGTTAA